From one Eriocheir sinensis breed Jianghai 21 chromosome 58, ASM2467909v1, whole genome shotgun sequence genomic stretch:
- the LOC126985123 gene encoding paternally-expressed gene 3 protein-like isoform X19 yields MKEFEKSNTEEGTEKSNTEEGIEKSNTEEGIEKSNTEEGIEKSNTEEDIEKSNTEEDIEKSNTEEGIEKSNTEEGIEKSYTEEDIEKSNTEEGIEKSNTEEGIEKSYTEEGIEKSNTEEGIEKSYTEEGIEKSNTEEGIEKSYTEEGIEKSYTEEGIEKSNTEEGIEKSNTEEGI; encoded by the exons atgaaggaatttgaaaagagtaacacagaagaaggtactgaaaagagtaacacagaagaaggtattgaaaagagtaacacagaagaag gtattgaaaagagtaacacagaagaaggtattgaaaagagtaacacagaagaagatattgaaaagagtaacacagaagaag atattgaaaagagtaacacagaagaaggtattgaaaagagtaacacagaagaaggtattgaaaagagttacacagaagaagatattgaaaagagtaacacagaagaaggtattgaaaagagtaacacagaagaaggtattgaaaagagttacacagaagaag gtattgaaaagagtaacacagaagaaggtattgaaaagagttacacagaagaaggtattgaaaagagtaacacagaagaaggtattgaaaagagttacacagaagaag gtattgaaaagagttacacagaagaaggtattgaaaagagtaacacagaagaaggtattgaaaagagtaacacagaagaag gaatctga
- the LOC126985123 gene encoding paternally-expressed gene 3 protein-like isoform X11 has protein sequence MKEFEKSNTEEGTEKSNTEEGIEKSNTEEGIEKSNTEEGIEKSNTEEDIEKSNTEEDIEKSNTEEGIEKSNTEEGIEKSYTEEDIEKSNTEEGIEKSNTEEGIEKSYTEEGIEKSYTEEGIEKSNTEEGIEKSYTEEGIEKSYTEEGIEKSNTEEGIEKSNTEEGIEKSNTEEGIEKSYTEEGI, from the exons atgaaggaatttgaaaagagtaacacagaagaaggtactgaaaagagtaacacagaagaaggtattgaaaagagtaacacagaagaag gtattgaaaagagtaacacagaagaaggtattgaaaagagtaacacagaagaagatattgaaaagagtaacacagaagaag atattgaaaagagtaacacagaagaaggtattgaaaagagtaacacagaagaaggtattgaaaagagttacacagaagaagatattgaaaagagtaacacagaagaaggtattgaaaagagtaacacagaagaaggtattgaaaagagttacacagaagaag gtattgaaaagagttacacagaagaaggtattgaaaagagtaacacagaagaaggtattgaaaagagttacacagaagaag gtattgaaaagagttacacagaagaaggtattgaaaagagtaacacagaagaaggtattgaaaagagtaacacagaagaaggtattgaaaagagtaacacagaagaaggtattgaaaagagttacacagaagaaggaatctga
- the LOC126985123 gene encoding uncharacterized protein LOC126985123 isoform X40 — protein sequence MKEFEKSNTEEGTEKSNTEEGIEKSNTEEGIEKSNTEEGIEKSNTEEDIEKSNTEEDIEKSNTEEGIEKSNTEEGIEKSYTEEDIEKSNTEEDIEKSNTEEGIEKSNTEEGIEKSNTEEGIEKSNTEEGIEKSNTEEGIEKSYTEEGI from the exons atgaaggaatttgaaaagagtaacacagaagaaggtactgaaaagagtaacacagaagaaggtattgaaaagagtaacacagaagaag gtattgaaaagagtaacacagaagaaggtattgaaaagagtaacacagaagaagatattgaaaagagtaacacagaagaag atattgaaaagagtaacacagaagaaggtattgaaaagagtaacacagaagaaggtattgaaaagagttacacagaagaagatattgaaaagagtaacacagaagaag atattgaaaagagtaacacagaagaaggtattgaaaagagtaacacagaagaag gtattgaaaagagtaacacagaagaaggtattgaaaagagtaacacagaagaaggtattgaaaagagtaacacagaagaaggtattgaaaagagttacacagaagaaggaatctga
- the LOC126985123 gene encoding paternally-expressed gene 3 protein-like isoform X1: MKEFEKSNTEEGTEKSNTEEGIEKSNTEEGIEKSNTEEGIEKSNTEEDIEKSNTEEDIEKSNTEEGIEKSNTEEGIEKSYTEEDIEKSNTEEGIEKSNTEEGIEKSYTEEGIEKSNTEEGIEKSYTEEGIEKSNTEEGIEKSYTEEGIEKSNTEEGIEKSYTEEGIEKSNTEEGIEKSNTEEGIEKSNTEEGIEKSYTEEGI, from the exons atgaaggaatttgaaaagagtaacacagaagaaggtactgaaaagagtaacacagaagaaggtattgaaaagagtaacacagaagaag gtattgaaaagagtaacacagaagaaggtattgaaaagagtaacacagaagaagatattgaaaagagtaacacagaagaag atattgaaaagagtaacacagaagaaggtattgaaaagagtaacacagaagaaggtattgaaaagagttacacagaagaagatattgaaaagagtaacacagaagaaggtattgaaaagagtaacacagaagaaggtattgaaaagagttacacagaagaag gtattgaaaagagtaacacagaagaaggtattgaaaagagttacacagaagaaggtattgaaaagagtaacacagaagaaggtattgaaaagagttacacagaagaag gtattgaaaagagtaacacagaagaaggtattgaaaagagttacacagaagaaggtattgaaaagagtaacacagaagaaggtattgaaaagagtaacacagaagaaggtattgaaaagagtaacacagaagaaggtattgaaaagagttacacagaagaaggaatctga
- the LOC126985123 gene encoding paternally-expressed gene 3 protein-like isoform X25 has product MKEFEKSNTEEGTEKSNTEEGIEKSNTEEGIEKSNTEEGIEKSNTEEDIEKSNTEEDIEKSNTEEGIEKSNTEEGIEKSYTEEDIEKSNTEEGIEKSNTEEGIEKSYTEEGIEKSYTEEDIEKSNTEEGIEKSNTEEGIEKSYTEEGIEKSYTEEGIEKSNTEEGIEKSNTEEGI; this is encoded by the exons atgaaggaatttgaaaagagtaacacagaagaaggtactgaaaagagtaacacagaagaaggtattgaaaagagtaacacagaagaag gtattgaaaagagtaacacagaagaaggtattgaaaagagtaacacagaagaagatattgaaaagagtaacacagaagaag atattgaaaagagtaacacagaagaaggtattgaaaagagtaacacagaagaaggtattgaaaagagttacacagaagaagatattgaaaagagtaacacagaagaaggtattgaaaagagtaacacagaagaaggtattgaaaagagttacacagaagaaggtattgaaaagagttacacagaagaagatattgaaaagagtaacacagaagaaggtattgaaaagagtaacacagaagaaggtattgaaaagagttacacagaagaag gtattgaaaagagttacacagaagaaggtattgaaaagagtaacacagaagaaggtattgaaaagagtaacacagaagaag gaatctga
- the LOC126985123 gene encoding paternally-expressed gene 3 protein-like isoform X12, which translates to MKEFEKSNTEEGTEKSNTEEGIEKSNTEEGIEKSNTEEGIEKSNTEEDIEKSNTEEDIEKSNTEEGIEKSNTEEGIEKSYTEEDIEKSNTEEGIEKSNTEEGIEKSYTEEGIEKSNTEEGIEKSYTEEGIEKSNTEEGIEKSYTEEGIEKSNTEEGIEKSYTEEGIEKSNTEEGIEKSNTEEGI; encoded by the exons atgaaggaatttgaaaagagtaacacagaagaaggtactgaaaagagtaacacagaagaaggtattgaaaagagtaacacagaagaag gtattgaaaagagtaacacagaagaaggtattgaaaagagtaacacagaagaagatattgaaaagagtaacacagaagaag atattgaaaagagtaacacagaagaaggtattgaaaagagtaacacagaagaaggtattgaaaagagttacacagaagaagatattgaaaagagtaacacagaagaaggtattgaaaagagtaacacagaagaaggtattgaaaagagttacacagaagaag gtattgaaaagagtaacacagaagaaggtattgaaaagagttacacagaagaaggtattgaaaagagtaacacagaagaaggtattgaaaagagttacacagaagaag gtattgaaaagagtaacacagaagaaggtattgaaaagagttacacagaagaaggtattgaaaagagtaacacagaagaaggtattgaaaagagtaacacagaagaag gaatctga
- the LOC126985123 gene encoding paternally-expressed gene 3 protein-like isoform X4, translated as MKEFEKSNTEEGTEKSNTEEGIEKSNTEEGIEKSNTEEGIEKSNTEEDIEKSNTEEDIEKSNTEEGIEKSNTEEGIEKSYTEEDIEKSNTEEGIEKSNTEEGIEKSNTEEGIEKSYTEEGIEKSNTEEGIEKSYTEEGIEKSNTEEGIEKSYTEEGIEKSNTEEGIEKSNTEEGIEKSNTEEGIEKSYTEEGI; from the exons atgaaggaatttgaaaagagtaacacagaagaaggtactgaaaagagtaacacagaagaaggtattgaaaagagtaacacagaagaag gtattgaaaagagtaacacagaagaaggtattgaaaagagtaacacagaagaagatattgaaaagagtaacacagaagaag atattgaaaagagtaacacagaagaaggtattgaaaagagtaacacagaagaaggtattgaaaagagttacacagaagaagatattgaaaagagtaacacagaagaaggtattgaaaagagtaacacagaagaag gtattgaaaagagtaacacagaagaaggtattgaaaagagttacacagaagaaggtattgaaaagagtaacacagaagaaggtattgaaaagagttacacagaagaag gtattgaaaagagtaacacagaagaaggtattgaaaagagttacacagaagaaggtattgaaaagagtaacacagaagaaggtattgaaaagagtaacacagaagaaggtattgaaaagagtaacacagaagaaggtattgaaaagagttacacagaagaaggaatctga
- the LOC126985123 gene encoding paternally-expressed gene 3 protein-like isoform X5: protein MKEFEKSNTEEGTEKSNTEEGIEKSNTEEGIEKSNTEEGIEKSNTEEDIEKSNTEEDIEKSNTEEGIEKSNTEEGIEKSYTEEDIEKSNTEEGIEKSNTEEGIEKSYTEEGIEKSYTEEGIEKSNTEEGIEKSYTEEGIEKSNTEEGIEKSYTEEGIEKSNTEEGIEKSNTEEGIEKSNTEEGIEKSYTEEGI from the exons atgaaggaatttgaaaagagtaacacagaagaaggtactgaaaagagtaacacagaagaaggtattgaaaagagtaacacagaagaag gtattgaaaagagtaacacagaagaaggtattgaaaagagtaacacagaagaagatattgaaaagagtaacacagaagaag atattgaaaagagtaacacagaagaaggtattgaaaagagtaacacagaagaaggtattgaaaagagttacacagaagaagatattgaaaagagtaacacagaagaaggtattgaaaagagtaacacagaagaaggtattgaaaagagttacacagaagaag gtattgaaaagagttacacagaagaaggtattgaaaagagtaacacagaagaaggtattgaaaagagttacacagaagaag gtattgaaaagagtaacacagaagaaggtattgaaaagagttacacagaagaaggtattgaaaagagtaacacagaagaaggtattgaaaagagtaacacagaagaaggtattgaaaagagtaacacagaagaaggtattgaaaagagttacacagaagaaggaatctga
- the LOC126985123 gene encoding paternally-expressed gene 3 protein-like isoform X16: protein MKEFEKSNTEEGTEKSNTEEGIEKSNTEEGIEKSNTEEGIEKSNTEEDIEKSNTEEDIEKSNTEEGIEKSNTEEGIEKSYTEEDIEKSNTEEGIEKSNTEEGIEKSYTEEGIEKSYTEEGIEKSNTEEGIEKSYTEEGIEKSNTEEGIEKSNTEEGIEKSNTEEGIEKSYTEEGI from the exons atgaaggaatttgaaaagagtaacacagaagaaggtactgaaaagagtaacacagaagaaggtattgaaaagagtaacacagaagaag gtattgaaaagagtaacacagaagaaggtattgaaaagagtaacacagaagaagatattgaaaagagtaacacagaagaag atattgaaaagagtaacacagaagaaggtattgaaaagagtaacacagaagaaggtattgaaaagagttacacagaagaagatattgaaaagagtaacacagaagaaggtattgaaaagagtaacacagaagaaggtattgaaaagagttacacagaagaag gtattgaaaagagttacacagaagaaggtattgaaaagagtaacacagaagaaggtattgaaaagagttacacagaagaag gtattgaaaagagtaacacagaagaaggtattgaaaagagtaacacagaagaaggtattgaaaagagtaacacagaagaaggtattgaaaagagttacacagaagaaggaatctga
- the LOC126985123 gene encoding paternally-expressed gene 3 protein-like isoform X6 — MKEFEKSNTEEGTEKSNTEEGIEKSNTEEGIEKSNTEEGIEKSNTEEDIEKSNTEEDIEKSNTEEGIEKSNTEEGIEKSYTEEDIEKSNTEEGIEKSNTEEGIEKSYTEEGIEKSNTEEGIEKSYTEEGIEKSNTEEGIEKSNTEEGIEKSYTEEGIEKSNTEEGIEKSNTEEGIEKSNTEEGIEKSYTEEGI; from the exons atgaaggaatttgaaaagagtaacacagaagaaggtactgaaaagagtaacacagaagaaggtattgaaaagagtaacacagaagaag gtattgaaaagagtaacacagaagaaggtattgaaaagagtaacacagaagaagatattgaaaagagtaacacagaagaag atattgaaaagagtaacacagaagaaggtattgaaaagagtaacacagaagaaggtattgaaaagagttacacagaagaagatattgaaaagagtaacacagaagaaggtattgaaaagagtaacacagaagaaggtattgaaaagagttacacagaagaag gtattgaaaagagtaacacagaagaaggtattgaaaagagttacacagaagaaggtattgaaaagagtaacacagaagaag gtattgaaaagagtaacacagaagaaggtattgaaaagagttacacagaagaaggtattgaaaagagtaacacagaagaaggtattgaaaagagtaacacagaagaaggtattgaaaagagtaacacagaagaaggtattgaaaagagttacacagaagaaggaatctga
- the LOC126985123 gene encoding paternally-expressed gene 3 protein-like isoform X23, whose protein sequence is MKEFEKSNTEEGTEKSNTEEGIEKSNTEEGIEKSNTEEGIEKSNTEEDIEKSNTEEDIEKSNTEEGIEKSNTEEGIEKSYTEEDIEKSNTEEGIEKSNTEEGIEKSYTEEGIEKSYTEEDIEKSNTEEGIEKSNTEEGIEKSNTEEGIEKSYTEEGIEKSNTEEGIEKSYTEEGI, encoded by the exons atgaaggaatttgaaaagagtaacacagaagaaggtactgaaaagagtaacacagaagaaggtattgaaaagagtaacacagaagaag gtattgaaaagagtaacacagaagaaggtattgaaaagagtaacacagaagaagatattgaaaagagtaacacagaagaag atattgaaaagagtaacacagaagaaggtattgaaaagagtaacacagaagaaggtattgaaaagagttacacagaagaagatattgaaaagagtaacacagaagaaggtattgaaaagagtaacacagaagaaggtattgaaaagagttacacagaagaaggtattgaaaagagttacacagaagaagatattgaaaagagtaacacagaagaaggtattgaaaagagtaacacagaagaag gtattgaaaagagtaacacagaagaaggtattgaaaagagttacacagaagaaggtattgaaaagagtaacacagaagaag gtattgaaaagagttacacagaagaaggaatctga